The Humulus lupulus chromosome 4, drHumLupu1.1, whole genome shotgun sequence genome has a window encoding:
- the LOC133829444 gene encoding UPF0481 protein At3g47200 — MDENNSSTEEINFAIKIPEVSKDRVLLMNQKISEPPRILSNGAGKASCSIFRVPKSLIEVNGKIYQPHIVSIGPYHRGDPQLKMIDEHKWRYLGSLLARTEKTRGLKLEDYLIAMAELEEKARECYSETIHLNSDEFAEMMVLDGCFIIELLRKAANLVLFEPDDPILSMAWIIPFFYRDFLRLENQIPFFILEKLFEISESKSKEPGLTLLALQFFDNATQRPEGVIEKHQDLKPRHLLDLIRLSLIPRSHPEPRSRRKTPAHIIHCVSKLRRAGINLRATEEDTFLSVKFQGGVIEMPPITIDDFTTSFLLNCVSFEQCHKSCTKHFTTYATLLDCLVNTYRDVEFLCDRNIMENCYGNDGEVARFINNMGKDVAFDIDMCYLADLFDDVYQYYRNSWHVQWAGFKYTYFDTPWSFISAFAALVLLLLTVAQTVYTVYSFYKP; from the coding sequence ATGGATGAGAATAACTCATCAACCGAAGAAATCAACTTCGCCATCAAAATTCCAGAGGTGAGTAAAGATCGTGTGCTTCTGATGAACCAGAAGATCTCTGAGCCTCCGCGGATACTCAGCAATGGCGCCGGGAAAGCCTCCTGCTCCATTTTTAGAGTCCCTAAGAGCTTAATAGAAGTCAACGGCAAGATCTACCAGCCTCACATCGTCTCCATCGGACCTTACCACCGTGGTGACCCTCAATTGAAAATGATCGACGAGCATAAGTGGCGGTACCTTGGTTCTTTACTAGCGAGAACAGAAAAAACCAGAGGCTTAAAGTTGGAGGATTACCTGATCGCCATGGCTGAGCTTGAAGAAAAAGCTAGAGAGTGTTACTCCGAGACGATTCACCTAAACTCCGACGAGTTTGCCGAAATGATGGTCCTAGATGGCTGTTTCATCATCGAATTGCTGAGAAAAGCAGCAAATCTGGTCCTGTTCGAACCTGACGATCCGATTCTCTCCATGGCTTGGATAATCCCCTTTTTTTACAGAGATTTCCTTCGTCTCGAGAACCAGATCCCTTTCTTCATCCTCGAAAAGCTCTTCGAGATCTCCGAATCGAAATCGAAAGAACCTGGTCTAACTCTCTTAGCTCTACAATTCTTCGACAACGCGACGCAGAGACCAGAAGGAGTGATCGAGAAGCATCAAGATCTAAAACCTCGCCACCTACTCGATCTAATTCGACTGAGTCTGATCCCGCGGAGTCACCCGGAGCCGCGTAGCAGACGAAAGACACCGGCTCACATAATCCACTGTGTGTCGAAGCTACGCCGAGCCGGAATCAATCTTCGAGCGACGGAGGAGGACACATTTCTCTCGGTGAAATTCCAAGGCGGAGTGATAGAGATGCCGCCGATAACAATCGACGATTTCACGACGTCGTTTTTGCTAAACTGCGTGTCGTTCGAGCAGTGCCATAAGTCGTGTACGAAACACTTCACAACATACGCAACATTGTTGGATTGTTTGGTGAACACGTACAGGGACGTGGAGTTCTTGTGCGATCGGAACATAATGGAGAATTGTTACGGAAACGACGGTGAAGTGGCGCGTTTTATCAACAATATGGGAAAAGACGTTGCGTTTGATATCGATATGTGTTATTTGGCGGATTTGTTTGATGATGTGTATCAGTATTATCGGAATAGTTGGCATGTTCAGTGGGCTGGTTTTAAGTACACTTACTTTGATACTCCTTGGTCTTTTATTTCAGCTTTCGCTGCTCTAGTATTACTTCTTCTGACTGTTGCTCAAACTGTTTACACTGTTTATAGCTTTTATAAACCCTAA